A window of Diabrotica virgifera virgifera chromosome 9, PGI_DIABVI_V3a contains these coding sequences:
- the LOC126891186 gene encoding E3 SUMO-protein ligase KIAA1586-like, whose protein sequence is MSQEELNEFLMFSPGPSTSGHVATGGDEQPNEDKGEEVNDFGVSLSGKNSTSLRVSSDEKSDLQAGTESNSSVSSSSNMHEHDEQNKSEWPSIWTIDMWERKKEAFPWLGCKNGSLGCTLCSTVSHLGAFKKERTSISKEWCTFAITFNGSSKSAQLTSLRKKIFLHKQSSAHLTAESITAKANEETIENVCDKMNVSNLESTIKVFRSAYYLAKNDRPFSDYSKLLQLQKMNGVDIGVGLHSRFSATEIIDHISHEMKKRITQQVKSISGKISILIDESTSLSDKSTLIVYLKCETSKDLPPNVLFLDLIELPNQTADSIFEALLGCLKKYGFDFEYLKENLVAFACDGASVMLGKKSGIVEKLLQQFPNIVPWHCMNHRIELAVSDSINDVGAINHFQMFMDKLYTLYSKSPKNQRELAECASELDLQLQKVGRILGTRWVSSSFKTVMAVWYGYQALYSHFKKAQEDKNRTTTERAMYGGLIRRLTSTQFLSDLAIMYDILAELTMVSECLQNREATVVYADKLIRRSIAFFECLKEKPGTKTLEAKRAAITGNFCHFPLTSSNKITAINDQQLLSSVINNLKRRLFTTRSSNEPSNKATGNNYDYEKEYESLLSELKVLESNNWPPEKYVGYGEQEIEHLCARFRLNANKIKNSFRDYLENSTTIPKDLNPLINCTKLIPCSSAECERGFSHMNIIISPTRSKLTIEHVSALMFIKLNGPSIQTWKPENYVKAWLRRHRTADDTRTRRANLQPDKEEEDAFAIYL, encoded by the exons aTGTCGCAAGAAG AACTGAACGAGTTTTTAATGTTCTCTCCAGGCCCATCAACAAGTGGCCACGTGGCAACCGGAGGCGATGAG CAACCAAATGAAGATAAAGGTGAAGAAGTAAATGATTTCGGTGTATCTCTTTCAGGGAAAAATTCTACTTCTCTTCGTGTGTCTTCAGATGAAAAAAGTGATTTACAGGCAGGAACTGAAAGTAATTCTTCTGTAAGTTCGTCTTCGAATATGCATGAGCATGATGAACAAAATAAATCAGAATGGCCTTCTATATGGACTATTGATATGTGGGAACGCAAAAAAGAAGCCTTCCCATGGTTGGGTTGCAAAAACGGTTCATTAGGCTGTACATTATGTAGCACCGTTTCTCATCTTGGTGCTTTCAAAAAGGAACGTACATCAATTTCTAAAGAATGGTGCACATTTGCAATAACATTCAATGGGTCTAGTAAGTCTGCCCAACTTACTTCcctaagaaaaaaaatttttcttcacAAGCAATCATCAGCCCACTTGACTGCTGAGAGCATAACCGCTAAGGCGAACGAGGAAACTATTGAAAACGTTTGTGATAAAATGAACGTTTCCAATCTAGAATCTACAATTAAAGTATTTCGATCAGCTTACTATTTGGCAAAAAATGATAGGCCCTTTTCTGATTATTCTAAACTTTTGCAACTTCAGAAAATGAATGGTGTAGACATTGGTGTAGGATTACACTCTAGATTTAGTGCAACTGAAATCATTGACCACATTTCTCATGAAATGAAAAAGCGAATTACTCAACAGGTGAAAAGCATTTCaggtaaaatttcgattttgatcGATGAATCTACAAGCTTAAGTGATAAATCTaccttgattgtttatttaaaatgtGAAACCAGCAAAGATTTGCCACCAAATGTCTTATTCTTAGACCTAATTGAATTGCCTAACCAAACTGCTGATTCTATTTTTGAGGCACTTTTAGGTTGTTTGAAAAAATATGGGTTTGATTTTGAGTACCTAAAAGAGAATTTAGTTGCATTTGCCTGTGATGGCGCTAGTGTCATGTTAGGTAAAAAATCTGGCATCGTAGAAAAGCTACTACAACAGTTTCCCAACATTGTTCCTTGGCATTGCATGAACCATAGGATAGAGTTAGCTGTGAGTGACTCTATCAATGACGTTGGGGCTATTAACCATTTTCAAATGTTTATGGACAAACTGTACACTCTGTATAGTAAATCGCCTAAAAACCAAAGAGAACTAGCCGAGTGTGCTAGTGAGCTTGATTTGCAACTACAGAAAGTTGGTCGCATTTTGGGCACGAGATGGGTTTCCAGTTCATTTAAAACTGTTATGGCCGTTTGGTATGGATATCAAGCATTGTACTCCCATTTTAAGAAGGCCCAAGAAGACAAGAACAGAACAACAACCGAACGAGCAATGTACGGTGGGTTGATTAGGCGCTTGACATCAACTCAGTTTCTGTCAGATTTGGCGATAATGTATGACATATTAGCTGAATTAACAATGGTTTCAGAATGTCTTCAAAATAGGGAGGCAACTGTTGTTTATGCAGACAAACTCATAAGAAGGTCAATTGCTTTTTTCGAGTGCCTTAAAGAAAAACCTGGAACTAAGACCCTTGAGGCCAAGAGAGCTGCAATCACTGGTAATTTTTGTCATTTTCCCTTAACAAGTAGCAACAAAATAACTGCTATTAATGACCAGCAGTTGCTATCAAGTGTTATTAACAACCTAAAACGGAGACTTTTCACAACAAGAAGCAGTAACGAACCATCTAATAAAGCCACAGGGAACAATTATGATTATGAAAAAGAGTATGAATCTCTCCTTTCAGAACTGAAAGTACTTGAAAGTAACAACTGGCCTCCAGAGAAATATGTTGGATACGGtgaacaagaaatcgaacatctCTGTGCAAGATTTAGGTTGAATGCCAACAAAATTAAGAACAGCTTCAGAGATTACCTGGAAAACAGCACTACGATTCCGAAGGACTTAAACCCACTGATAAACTGCACAAAGCTTATTCCTTGCAGTTCAGCAGAGTGTGAACGTGGCTTCAGTCACATGAATATTATTATATCGCCAACACGGTCAAAACTGACCATCGAGCACGTATCAGCATTGATGTTTATCAAGTTGAATGGACCAAGTATCCAGACATGGAAACCAGAGAATTACGTCAAGGCATGGTTAAGACGACACCGTACAGCTGATGATACTAGAACTCGACGAGCCAACCTCCAACCTGACAAAGAGGAAGAAGATGCATTTGCCATTTATTTGTAA